Proteins from one Streptomyces caniferus genomic window:
- a CDS encoding TetR/AcrR family transcriptional regulator, giving the protein MEDAPGTRITDDAGDVTDRVRRVIAQLGCSHREFARRIVMDPSKLSRSLGGTRRFTLAEIVRIADIGEVDTGWLLGAPERPATPPDREPAAVPEGGRPLQIVRETVRLIAEHGFHGVRVADIAAACGTSPAAVHYHFPGRDELLEAAVRWCMDEDTERRAAGLAAAPDARGELLHLIALQTPRTEQQRRQWLVWLDLWAQAARSTAVGRLHEHYYRQWRTTVAEVVRRGVGQGVFRPVDPEFAALRLTALIDGLATQVLATAPDSTGPDTMHAALLAFVDSELTAAPAG; this is encoded by the coding sequence ATGGAGGACGCCCCCGGAACCCGGATCACCGACGACGCCGGCGATGTCACGGACCGTGTCCGTCGAGTGATCGCCCAGCTCGGCTGCAGCCACCGCGAATTCGCCCGCCGGATCGTGATGGACCCGTCGAAACTGTCCAGGTCGCTGGGGGGCACCCGGCGTTTCACCCTGGCCGAGATCGTCCGTATCGCCGATATCGGCGAGGTCGACACGGGCTGGCTGCTCGGCGCCCCCGAGCGGCCCGCGACGCCGCCCGACCGCGAGCCGGCGGCCGTCCCCGAGGGCGGCCGGCCGCTGCAGATCGTGCGGGAGACCGTCCGGCTGATCGCCGAGCACGGCTTCCACGGCGTACGGGTCGCCGATATCGCGGCCGCCTGCGGCACCAGTCCGGCCGCCGTGCACTACCACTTCCCCGGCCGCGACGAGCTGCTGGAGGCGGCCGTGCGCTGGTGCATGGACGAGGACACCGAACGCCGCGCCGCGGGCCTGGCCGCGGCGCCCGACGCCCGCGGCGAGCTGCTGCATCTGATCGCCCTGCAGACGCCGCGCACCGAGCAGCAGCGCCGGCAGTGGCTGGTCTGGCTCGACCTGTGGGCCCAGGCCGCCCGCTCCACCGCCGTGGGGCGGCTGCACGAGCACTACTACCGGCAGTGGCGCACCACCGTCGCCGAGGTCGTACGCCGCGGCGTCGGCCAGGGCGTCTTCCGCCCCGTCGATCCCGAGTTCGCCGCCCTGCGGCTGACCGCCCTGATCGACGGCCTGGCCACCCAGGTGCTCGCCACCGCGCCGGACAGCACCGGCCCCGACACGATGCACGCCGCCCTGCTCGCCTTCGTCGACAGCGAACTCACCGCCGCCCCCGCCGGCTGA
- a CDS encoding 3-keto-5-aminohexanoate cleavage protein: MNNEVIITCALTGAGDTVHRSPHVPVTPEQIAASAVEAAAAGAAVVHIHVRDPETGDPSRDPRLYAEVVERIKETGTDVVLNLTAGMGGDLVIDPERPLRQLPGTDLVSGLERLPHVEELLPDICTLDCGSLNFGDGSNLYVSTPDMLRTGARRIQELGVRPELEIFDTGQLWFARQLLAEGLLDDPTVFQLCMGIPWGAPADPGVLQSMVNMLPEGAQWSSFALGRMQMPWVAQSILLGGNVRVGLEDNLYLSKGVKATNGHLVERAVQITELLGATVATPDQARARLGLKPRS; encoded by the coding sequence GTGAACAACGAGGTCATCATCACCTGCGCGCTCACCGGCGCCGGCGACACCGTCCACCGCTCCCCGCACGTCCCCGTGACGCCCGAGCAGATCGCCGCGTCGGCCGTCGAGGCGGCGGCCGCGGGCGCCGCGGTGGTGCACATCCACGTGCGCGACCCCGAGACCGGCGACCCGTCGCGCGACCCGCGGCTGTACGCCGAGGTCGTCGAGCGGATCAAGGAGACCGGCACCGACGTCGTCCTCAACCTCACCGCGGGCATGGGCGGCGACCTCGTGATCGACCCCGAGCGGCCGCTCCGGCAGCTGCCCGGTACGGACCTGGTGAGCGGCCTGGAGCGGCTGCCGCACGTCGAGGAACTGCTGCCCGACATCTGCACCCTGGACTGCGGCTCCCTCAACTTCGGCGACGGCTCCAACCTCTACGTCTCCACGCCCGACATGCTGCGGACGGGCGCCCGCCGCATCCAGGAGCTCGGGGTACGGCCCGAGTTGGAGATCTTCGACACCGGTCAGCTGTGGTTCGCCCGGCAGTTGCTGGCCGAGGGGCTGCTGGACGATCCGACGGTCTTCCAGCTCTGCATGGGCATCCCCTGGGGCGCCCCGGCCGACCCGGGCGTCCTGCAGTCGATGGTGAACATGCTGCCCGAGGGCGCGCAGTGGTCGAGCTTCGCGCTCGGCCGCATGCAGATGCCCTGGGTCGCCCAGTCGATCCTCCTCGGCGGCAATGTGCGGGTCGGTCTGGAGGACAACCTCTACCTCAGCAAGGGCGTCAAGGCCACCAACGGCCACCTCGTCGAACGCGCCGTCCAGATCACCGAGTTGCTCGGCGCCACGGTCGCCACCCCCGACCAGGCACGTGCCCGGCTGGGCCTGAAGCCGCGCTCCTGA
- a CDS encoding 3-hydroxyacyl-CoA dehydrogenase NAD-binding domain-containing protein yields MPETTPAPCAPEDVRRIACIGAGVIGGGWVAHFLARGYGVTAWDPAADAEEKLRRLVAAAWPALEQTGLAEGASPDRLTLAPTLAGAVADADFVQESAPENLELKRSLLAELAAATRPGVVIASSTSGYPMTDMQTAVEGPGRLVVGHPFNPPYLIPLVEVVGGERTDRDAVAWASRFYDLAGKSVITMDRELPGFIANRLQEALWREALHMVANGEASVGDIDASITEGPGLRWAFMGPCLTFALAGGEGGMAHMLDHFGPSLKSPWTRLAAPELDRELRDAMVDGCAEAADGRTYADLVAERDQGVIDVLRATGRLGSTRR; encoded by the coding sequence ATGCCCGAAACCACCCCCGCCCCCTGTGCCCCTGAGGACGTACGCCGTATCGCCTGTATCGGCGCCGGAGTGATCGGCGGCGGCTGGGTCGCCCACTTCCTCGCCCGTGGCTACGGCGTCACCGCCTGGGACCCGGCCGCCGACGCCGAGGAGAAGCTCCGCCGCCTGGTGGCCGCCGCCTGGCCCGCCCTGGAACAGACAGGCCTGGCCGAGGGCGCCTCGCCGGACCGGCTGACGCTCGCCCCCACTCTCGCCGGGGCGGTCGCCGACGCCGACTTCGTCCAGGAGAGCGCCCCCGAGAACCTGGAGCTGAAGCGCTCCCTGCTCGCCGAGCTCGCCGCCGCGACCCGTCCGGGCGTGGTCATCGCCTCCTCCACCTCCGGCTACCCGATGACCGATATGCAGACGGCGGTCGAGGGCCCCGGCCGTCTGGTCGTCGGCCACCCCTTCAACCCGCCGTACCTCATCCCGCTGGTCGAGGTCGTCGGCGGCGAGCGGACGGACCGTGACGCCGTCGCCTGGGCCTCGCGCTTCTACGACCTGGCGGGCAAGTCCGTGATCACCATGGACCGCGAGCTGCCCGGCTTCATCGCCAACCGCCTCCAGGAGGCCCTCTGGCGCGAGGCGCTGCACATGGTCGCGAACGGCGAGGCCTCGGTCGGGGACATCGACGCCTCGATCACCGAGGGACCGGGGCTGCGCTGGGCGTTCATGGGCCCCTGCCTGACCTTCGCGCTGGCCGGCGGCGAGGGCGGAATGGCCCATATGCTCGACCACTTCGGCCCGTCCCTGAAGTCGCCGTGGACCCGGCTGGCGGCTCCCGAACTGGACCGCGAGCTGCGCGACGCGATGGTCGACGGCTGCGCGGAAGCGGCGGACGGCCGTACGTACGCGGACCTGGTCGCCGAACGCGACCAGGGCGTCATCGACGTCCTCCGCGCCACGGGCCGGCTGGGGAGCACCCGCCGATGA